From one Methanolobus chelungpuianus genomic stretch:
- the metX gene encoding homoserine O-acetyltransferase MetX — protein sequence MQVSVGTTKTEYFTINDPVVLESNVSISPITVAYETYGRLNQDKSNAILVCHALSGDAHAAGYQEGDTRPGWWEGIIGPGKSLDTESYFVICSNILGGCSGTTGPSSTNPLTGTKYGTSFPVITLGDIVKVQKILVEQFGIKQLLAVAGGSMGGMQVLQWAAAYPEMVKKAIVIATTARSTPQQIAFNEVGRQSIMIDPKWNRGEYLSGDSPERGLSLARMIGHITYLSDASMHSRFGRNLQNKERIGYDFSTDFQIESYLHHQGESFTRRFDANSYLYITKAIDYFDLSVNGSLAAGLSSVKSSFLVVSVTSDWLYPPYQSEEIVSALAANNIDVRYCEIQSNYGHDAFLLESGQLNYIVGQFLGQNQVRDVMKQDVPTIKESSSMNMAALIMIENEVNHLPVIGEDGRLEGIVTSWDIAKAVASGYQNLGEIISRSVLTASPDEQITEVAKLMEKNTISALPVVDERKQVIGIVSSDAISTLVGKCTGINLHRLNRHNE from the coding sequence ATGCAAGTTTCGGTCGGCACGACAAAAACAGAATATTTCACGATCAATGACCCTGTAGTCCTTGAGAGCAATGTATCAATCAGTCCTATAACTGTAGCCTATGAGACTTATGGCCGCCTTAACCAGGACAAAAGTAATGCTATCCTGGTCTGCCATGCACTTTCTGGCGACGCCCATGCAGCAGGCTATCAAGAAGGCGATACACGCCCAGGATGGTGGGAAGGAATAATCGGTCCAGGAAAATCGCTTGATACTGAAAGCTATTTTGTTATATGCTCTAACATCCTTGGTGGCTGCAGCGGAACAACCGGTCCTTCATCCACCAATCCGCTAACAGGAACAAAATATGGTACCTCCTTCCCTGTCATCACTTTAGGCGATATTGTCAAAGTTCAAAAGATACTCGTCGAGCAGTTTGGCATAAAGCAATTGCTTGCAGTAGCAGGAGGTTCGATGGGTGGGATGCAGGTTCTCCAGTGGGCAGCAGCTTATCCGGAGATGGTGAAAAAAGCAATTGTCATTGCAACCACTGCTCGTTCAACTCCCCAGCAGATAGCATTCAATGAAGTAGGAAGACAGTCAATTATGATCGATCCCAAGTGGAATAGGGGAGAATATCTTAGCGGCGATTCTCCGGAGAGAGGACTTTCACTGGCAAGGATGATAGGACATATCACCTATCTTTCTGATGCTTCGATGCATTCCAGGTTTGGAAGGAATCTCCAGAACAAGGAGCGTATAGGATATGATTTCTCCACCGACTTCCAGATAGAGAGCTACCTGCACCATCAGGGAGAGTCCTTTACTCGCAGGTTCGATGCCAATTCATATCTTTACATTACAAAAGCCATCGATTATTTCGACCTGAGTGTCAATGGATCATTAGCTGCCGGTCTATCCAGTGTGAAATCCTCTTTCCTGGTAGTATCTGTTACTTCTGACTGGCTCTATCCCCCATACCAGTCCGAAGAGATCGTAAGTGCCCTGGCTGCTAACAATATCGATGTCAGGTATTGTGAGATTCAGTCGAATTACGGTCATGACGCTTTCCTGCTGGAGTCCGGACAGCTGAACTACATAGTCGGGCAATTCCTCGGCCAAAACCAGGTCCGCGATGTCATGAAGCAGGACGTTCCCACTATAAAAGAAAGCTCATCCATGAATATGGCTGCTCTGATAATGATAGAAAATGAAGTTAATCATCTGCCGGTAATTGGAGAAGACGGAAGGCTTGAGGGTATAGTCACTTCATGGGACATAGCTAAAGCCGTAGCCAGTGGATACCAGAACCTTGGAGAAATAATTTCACGATCAGTCCTCACTGCTTCCCCCGATGAGCAAATAACAGAGGTGGCAAAGCTGATGGAGAAGAACACAATTTCTGCGCTTCCTGTTGTCGATGAGAGGAAGCAGGTCATAGGGATCGTTTCCAGTGATGCCATCAGCACCCTTGTGGGTAAATGCACCGGAATAAACCTGCATCGGCTGAACAGGCACAATGAATGA
- the pdxS gene encoding pyridoxal 5'-phosphate synthase lyase subunit PdxS, whose translation MDIEQLRHGTKLIKRGFASMQKGGVVMDVTTPQQAKIAEDAGAVAVMALQAVPADIRREGGVARMADPKIISQIIDTVTIPVMAKARIGHFVEAEILQALGVDMVDESEVLTPADNKYHIDKTEFTVPFVCGARNLGEALRRINEGAAMIRTKGEAGTGDVSEAVKHMKEIKGYIRSLSGKTHEELILAAREIEAPIELVVETSRLQRLPVVNFAAGGVATPADAALMMRLGADGVFVGSGIFKAEKPELMASAIVEAVNNYDSPEILADISKGIGAGMKGISIDTILPEHALQNRGW comes from the coding sequence ATGGATATCGAACAATTAAGGCACGGAACTAAACTAATCAAGCGCGGATTCGCATCAATGCAAAAAGGCGGGGTCGTGATGGATGTCACCACTCCCCAGCAGGCTAAGATTGCAGAGGATGCCGGAGCAGTCGCTGTAATGGCGCTCCAGGCAGTTCCCGCAGATATAAGACGGGAAGGAGGTGTTGCAAGGATGGCGGACCCTAAGATCATCTCGCAGATAATTGACACTGTGACTATACCTGTGATGGCAAAAGCTCGCATAGGGCACTTTGTAGAGGCTGAGATCCTGCAGGCACTTGGCGTTGACATGGTGGACGAGTCTGAAGTGCTCACACCTGCCGATAATAAATATCACATTGATAAGACCGAGTTTACAGTTCCTTTTGTATGTGGCGCACGGAATCTTGGTGAAGCACTCCGCAGGATCAATGAAGGTGCTGCGATGATACGCACCAAAGGAGAAGCAGGAACCGGTGATGTCAGCGAAGCTGTAAAACACATGAAGGAGATAAAGGGCTATATAAGGTCCCTTTCCGGAAAGACACATGAGGAACTGATCCTTGCAGCACGCGAGATAGAAGCTCCCATTGAGCTGGTAGTGGAAACATCTCGACTGCAGAGGCTTCCGGTTGTGAACTTTGCCGCAGGCGGAGTGGCCACACCGGCAGATGCTGCCCTGATGATGCGTCTTGGGGCTGATGGCGTCTTCGTAGGTTCCGGCATATTCAAGGCCGAGAAACCAGAATTGATGGCATCTGCTATCGTTGAGGCTGTCAACAACTATGATAGCCCGGAAATACTCGCCGATATCTCAAAAGGTATCGGAGCTGGTATGAAAGGTATAAGCATTGATACGATCCTGCCCGAGCATGCCCTACAGAACCGCGGATGGTAA
- a CDS encoding O-acetylhomoserine aminocarboxypropyltransferase/cysteine synthase family protein, whose protein sequence is MTDKKYRLGTIALHAGQKPDPTTGSLAVPIYQTTSYVFRDTDHAANLFALKELGNIYTRIMNPTTDVFEQRINAIEGGTGALGVASGSAAITYAILAITRPGDEIVSGDNLYGGTYELFNYTLPKLGRKAVFVDSTNPEAFRKAINEKTRAVYIESIGNPKLDIPDFRAIADIAHEAGLPLVVDNTTAVGLVRPIDHGADIVVHSATKFIGGHGNSIAGSIVDAGTFAWNNGKFPEFTEPDPSYHGLKYWDAFSNFPGLGNVALVFKIRVQLLRDTGAALSPFNSFLLLQGLETLHLRIERHSENALKVAKYLSSHPKVSWVNYPGLPGHQSHELASRYLKGYGALVGFGVKGGTAASIKFINQLKLFSHLANIGDSKSLVIHPSTTTHQQLTRAEQEATGVTEDYVRLSIGTEDIEDILEDLEQALSNV, encoded by the coding sequence ATGACAGACAAAAAATACAGATTAGGAACAATTGCCCTTCATGCGGGACAGAAACCGGACCCAACCACCGGATCACTTGCAGTACCGATATATCAGACCACATCATATGTTTTCCGTGACACGGATCATGCTGCCAATCTTTTCGCCCTGAAGGAGCTTGGCAACATATATACCCGTATCATGAACCCGACAACCGATGTGTTCGAGCAGCGCATCAATGCCATCGAGGGCGGTACGGGGGCACTTGGTGTTGCATCCGGCTCAGCAGCTATAACTTATGCGATACTGGCAATTACCCGCCCGGGTGATGAGATCGTATCCGGAGACAACTTATACGGAGGAACCTATGAACTGTTCAACTATACTCTCCCGAAACTGGGAAGAAAGGCTGTCTTTGTGGATTCCACAAATCCCGAGGCGTTCAGGAAAGCCATTAATGAAAAGACACGCGCTGTCTATATTGAATCAATAGGCAACCCCAAGCTGGATATCCCGGATTTCAGGGCCATTGCGGATATTGCACATGAAGCAGGACTTCCTCTCGTGGTGGATAACACAACTGCAGTGGGACTTGTCAGGCCTATTGATCATGGAGCGGATATTGTCGTGCACTCAGCAACCAAGTTTATAGGCGGACATGGTAACTCGATTGCAGGCTCGATCGTCGATGCAGGAACGTTTGCGTGGAACAATGGGAAGTTCCCGGAATTCACAGAGCCTGATCCCAGTTATCATGGACTTAAATACTGGGACGCATTTTCAAATTTCCCCGGTCTTGGCAATGTAGCATTGGTATTCAAGATCAGGGTCCAGCTCCTCAGGGATACCGGCGCCGCTCTGTCTCCTTTCAATTCATTCCTGCTGCTTCAGGGGCTTGAAACACTGCACCTGAGGATAGAGAGGCATTCAGAGAATGCACTCAAGGTCGCTAAGTACCTATCAAGCCACCCAAAGGTTTCGTGGGTCAATTATCCAGGTCTGCCGGGTCACCAGAGTCATGAACTTGCATCCAGGTATCTCAAAGGCTATGGGGCACTTGTAGGATTTGGTGTGAAAGGCGGCACGGCAGCAAGTATAAAGTTCATCAACCAGCTTAAATTGTTCTCACACCTTGCAAACATCGGGGACTCGAAGAGCCTTGTTATCCACCCGTCAACCACCACGCACCAGCAGCTTACCAGGGCCGAGCAGGAAGCTACAGGTGTAACTGAAGACTATGTCCGTTTGTCCATAGGCACCGAGGATATTGAGGATATACTTGAAGATCTTGAACAGGCACTGAGTAATGTGTGA
- the pscS gene encoding O-phospho-L-seryl-tRNA:Cys-tRNA synthase, giving the protein MDIRTQKTFEALFALEDIREVFRQALPNTTSPEDEQAIREGVDKVRKILDDIQSGTGNAEVRKIAGTIDIRSREENYINIQPIQAAGRLTPEARKALLAYGDGYSTCDACRKPFRLDKISNPPIAPFHEELARFVNMDQARVVPGARRGFQAVASTLVSKGDSVVVSALAHYTEFLAVEEAGGVVKEIPLNEKNLVTPDAVAEKIEAVKQETGKLPVLVMIDHFDYQYANEHDVKGIAKVAHQYDIPFLYNGAYTVGVMPVDGKNIGADFVVGSGHKSMASPAPSGVLATTDEWAPKIFRTTQMVGDITKRKFGIKEVEMLGCTLMGSTLIGMMASFPTVRERVNHWDEEVKKSNYFLDGVLNIEGSKVLSEFPRKHTLSKVDTTKSFDTVAQRHKRKGFFLSDELSGKGIIGEFAGATRVWKLNTYGLSWEKIHYLVDTFQDIADKHELQVNRSQLL; this is encoded by the coding sequence ATGGATATAAGAACACAGAAGACATTTGAAGCACTCTTTGCACTTGAAGACATTCGGGAAGTGTTCCGACAGGCACTTCCGAATACTACAAGTCCGGAAGATGAACAGGCCATCCGGGAGGGAGTTGACAAGGTCAGGAAGATCCTGGATGATATACAGAGTGGCACAGGTAATGCAGAAGTCAGGAAAATAGCCGGTACTATTGATATAAGATCCCGTGAAGAGAATTACATCAATATCCAGCCTATCCAGGCAGCAGGGAGGCTTACTCCTGAAGCACGGAAAGCACTTCTGGCTTATGGTGATGGCTATTCCACCTGTGATGCCTGCCGTAAACCTTTCAGGCTGGACAAGATCAGTAATCCTCCTATTGCACCGTTCCATGAAGAACTTGCCAGGTTCGTGAATATGGACCAGGCTCGTGTAGTGCCGGGCGCAAGGCGTGGTTTTCAGGCAGTGGCATCCACGCTTGTCAGTAAAGGGGATTCTGTGGTAGTTTCCGCTCTTGCCCATTATACTGAGTTCCTCGCTGTAGAGGAAGCAGGTGGAGTGGTGAAAGAGATACCCCTGAACGAGAAAAATCTTGTGACTCCTGATGCAGTAGCAGAGAAGATAGAAGCGGTCAAGCAGGAAACAGGCAAACTGCCCGTCCTTGTGATGATCGACCACTTTGATTACCAGTATGCCAATGAACATGATGTTAAGGGAATAGCAAAGGTTGCGCACCAGTATGACATCCCGTTCCTGTACAATGGAGCTTACACTGTTGGCGTTATGCCGGTTGACGGGAAAAATATCGGGGCTGACTTTGTTGTCGGTTCCGGTCACAAAAGTATGGCGTCTCCTGCGCCTTCCGGCGTGCTTGCAACAACAGATGAGTGGGCGCCGAAAATATTCCGCACCACACAGATGGTAGGTGACATCACAAAACGCAAATTCGGTATCAAAGAAGTCGAGATGCTGGGATGTACTTTGATGGGATCGACCCTCATAGGGATGATGGCATCATTCCCCACTGTACGGGAGAGAGTGAACCATTGGGATGAGGAAGTGAAGAAATCCAATTATTTCCTTGACGGAGTACTCAATATCGAAGGCTCTAAGGTATTATCCGAATTCCCCCGGAAGCACACACTTTCAAAGGTCGATACTACAAAAAGCTTTGATACGGTTGCGCAGAGACATAAACGTAAAGGCTTCTTCCTATCTGACGAACTATCAGGAAAAGGCATCATAGGGGAATTCGCAGGAGCCACGCGTGTATGGAAACTTAACACATACGGACTCTCATGGGAAAAGATCCACTATCTGGTAGACACATTCCAGGATATCGCAGATAAACATGAGCTTCAGGTAAACAGAAGTCAATTACTATAA
- a CDS encoding B12-binding domain-containing protein: MNSTETGIFDKAKHAVIDLDVQAVERIAREALETGINPVDLIEQGFIAGMKQLGDHFEAGETHISRILEAYQVMETGIDVLRPAILSSEKEVSWYGNLIVESEDFSTHQGELYVTNELPHPYCC; encoded by the coding sequence AAAGCATGCAGTCATTGATCTTGACGTGCAGGCAGTAGAAAGAATAGCCAGAGAAGCTCTTGAAACTGGCATCAATCCGGTTGATCTGATAGAGCAGGGGTTTATCGCAGGCATGAAACAATTAGGCGATCATTTTGAAGCAGGCGAAACCCATATCTCGAGGATTTTGGAGGCATATCAGGTTATGGAGACGGGTATTGATGTACTGAGGCCAGCTATCCTGAGTTCCGAAAAAGAAGTGTCTTGGTATGGCAACCTTATCGTGGAGTCGGAGGACTTTTCCACGCACCAAGGGGAACTGTATGTGACTAATGAATTGCCTCATCCATACTGTTGTTGA